Proteins encoded within one genomic window of Bos indicus x Bos taurus breed Angus x Brahman F1 hybrid chromosome 18, Bos_hybrid_MaternalHap_v2.0, whole genome shotgun sequence:
- the CES4A gene encoding carboxylesterase 4A, with translation MNWILCLSLTLLLVVQTAWGALHTKEPLADTKYGTLRGKQIHVGKTPINVFLGVPFSKPPVGAHRFAAPEPPEPWEGIRDATTYAPVCLQESWGQVTSMYFNTHKRYKWLHFSEDCLYLNVHAPVRARGDPLQPVMIWFPGGAFLVGSASTYDGSELAAREKVVVVVLQHRLGILGFLSTGDSQARGNWALLDQIAALRWVQKNIEAFGGDPGCVTLFGQSSGAMCISGLMTSSLARGLFHRAISQSGTAVFQNFITPDPLKVAKKIAQLAGCNHNSTKILVDCLRTLSGAEVMRVSQKMRFFKLHSQEDPQKVVWFMSPVVDGVVFQDNPIVLLTQGQVAPVPYLLGVNNLEFNWLLPFIMKFPMSHLRKETIAKLLWSTSTLLNVTKEQLPLVMEEYLRDVDDHDQKMLQKHVMDLAADATFVYSTLQAAHYHHNAGFPVYLYEFEHYAPGTIVKPRTDGADHGDEIGFIFGSPFSKGHSSNKEKALSLQMMKYWANFARTGNPNGGKLPYWPRYNKDEKYLQLDLTTRVGVMLREEKMAFWKRLHQN, from the exons ATGAATTGGATTCTGTGTTTGAGCCTCACCCTCCTTCTGGTGGTGCAGACAGCCTGGG gTGCCTTGCACACCAAGGAGCCTCTAGCGGATACCAAATATGGGACACTCCGAGGAAAGCAGATACACGTGGGGAAGACGCCCATCAATGTCTTCCTAGGAGTTCCCTTCTCCAAACCTCCTGTGGGTGCCCACAGATTCGCTGCCCCAGAACCCCCAGAGCCCTGGGAAGGAATCAGAGATGCTACCACCTACGCCCCTGT GTGCCTCCAGGAGTCCTGGGGGCAGGTCACTTCCATGTATTTCAACACACACAAACGATATAAATGGCTGCACTTCAGTGAGGACTGTCTGTACCTGAATGTGCACGCGCCAGTGCGAGCGCGCGGGGACCCTCTGCAGCCC GTGATGATCTGGTTCCCAGGAGGCGCCTTCCTCGTGGGTTCCGCTTCCACGTACGATGGCTCCGAATTGGCTGCCCGGGAGAAAGTGGTGGTCGTGGTTCTGCAGCACAGGCTCGGCATCTTGGGCTTCCTCAG CACTGGCGACAGCCAAGCGCGCGGGAACTGGGCCCTGCTGGACCAGATTGCGGCTCTGCGCTGGGTGCAGAAGAACATCGAAGCCTTCGGTGGAGACCCAGGCTGTGTGACTTTGTTCGGCCAGTCATCAGGGGCCATGTGCATCTCGGGACTG atgacatcatccctAGCCCGGGGTCTCTTCCATCGGGCCATTTCCCAGAGTGGCACTGCAGTATTCCAAAACTTCATCACTCCTGATCCACTGAAGGTGGCCAAG AAGATTGCCcagctggcaggctgcaatcaCAACAGCACAAAGATTCTGGTAGACTGCCTGAGAACACTATCGGGGGCTGAGGTGATGCGTGTTTCCCAGAAGATG AGATTCTTCAAACTGCACTCCCAGGAAGACCCTCAAAAG GTTGTGTGGTTCATGAGCCCCGTGGTGGACGGTGTAGTGTTCCAAGACAACCCTATTGTGCTTCTGACTCAAGGGCAGGTTGCACCTGTGCCTTACCTTTTGGGTGTCAACAATCTGGAGTTCAACTGGCTCTTGCCTTTT ATCATGAAGTTCCCGATGAGCCATCTAAGGAAAGAAACCATCGCCAAGCTGCTCTGGAGTACCAGCACCCTGTTG AATGTCACCAAGGAGCAGTTACCACTGGTGATGGAGGAGTACCTGCGTGATGTGGATGACCATGACCAGAAGATGCTACAAAAACATGTGATGGACCTAGCAGCGGATGCTACCTTTGTGTACTCCACACTGCAGGCTGCCCACTACCACCACA ATGCTGGCTTCCCTGTCTACCTGTATGAGTTTGAGCACTACGCTCCTGGCACTATCGTAAAACCCCGCACTGATGGGGCAGACCACGGAGATGAGATCGGCTTCATCTTCGGAAGTCCTTTCTCCAAAG GCCATTCCTCAAACAAGGAGAAGGCACTGAGCCTCCAGATGATGAAATACTGGGCCAACTTTGCTCGCACAGG